In Paraflavitalea devenefica, a single window of DNA contains:
- a CDS encoding helix-turn-helix transcriptional regulator gives MQVQLTEADIERLTLVRDTILKNLRYHYTIPALAQTAGINEFKLKTGFKALYGQPVFDFLTEHRMKMAMELMETNNYSIGEIAHRCGYNHPTNFCAAFRRRYKIRPSDYRKNIPDHVRSAI, from the coding sequence ATGCAAGTTCAACTTACAGAAGCCGACATTGAACGACTGACGCTTGTGCGCGACACTATCCTAAAGAACCTGCGTTATCATTACACGATCCCGGCACTGGCCCAGACAGCCGGCATTAACGAGTTCAAACTGAAAACAGGTTTTAAAGCCCTGTACGGACAGCCCGTTTTTGATTTCCTTACCGAACACCGGATGAAGATGGCCATGGAGCTGATGGAAACGAACAATTATTCCATCGGGGAGATCGCCCACCGCTGTGGCTATAACCACCCTACGAATTTCTGTGCGGCCTTCCGGCGCCGCTATAAGATCCGGCCCTCAGACTACCGGAAGAATATACCCGATCATGTACGCAGCGCTATTTAG
- a CDS encoding MauE/DoxX family redox-associated membrane protein: MKRAIVVEIIAFLFVVLFLYTGISKLMDYGVFREQLAESPILKPVAPVVAIGLPILEFVLAAMLIIPKWRLKGFYASTALMIAFTLYIIALMLWADHLPCSCGGVLAQLSWGEHIVFNSVFIVLGIVGIILERKIRRGHPPAMPTVMQ; this comes from the coding sequence ATGAAACGTGCCATTGTTGTAGAGATCATTGCTTTTTTGTTTGTGGTCCTGTTCCTGTATACCGGTATCAGCAAGCTGATGGACTATGGTGTTTTCCGGGAACAGTTGGCCGAATCACCTATCCTGAAACCCGTGGCGCCGGTAGTGGCTATCGGGCTGCCCATCCTGGAGTTTGTACTGGCGGCGATGCTGATCATTCCCAAGTGGCGGCTGAAAGGCTTTTACGCCTCTACAGCCCTGATGATCGCTTTTACGCTTTATATTATTGCGCTGATGTTATGGGCCGATCACCTGCCCTGCAGTTGCGGTGGTGTGCTGGCGCAGTTGAGCTGGGGCGAACATATTGTTTTCAACAGCGTGTTTATCGTGCTGGGGATTGTGGGGATCATCCTGGAGCGAAAGATACGGCGCGGCCATCCTCCGGCCATGCCTACCGTGATGCAGTAA
- a CDS encoding helix-turn-helix domain-containing protein, translating to MIRLKDKDMVKLAKAEALIIRSLDKHYTIVEIARMVQMPEKRLKWAFKHTYGMGIYTYLKTQRLLRAKVLMLERKRVHEIIQEIGYSSQSNFSKAFTKTFKERPSEWRKSQLAKTA from the coding sequence ATGATACGATTAAAAGACAAAGACATGGTCAAACTGGCCAAGGCGGAAGCATTGATCATCCGCTCGCTCGACAAGCATTATACGATCGTAGAAATTGCCCGGATGGTGCAAATGCCGGAGAAGCGCTTGAAGTGGGCCTTTAAACATACGTATGGCATGGGCATTTATACTTACCTGAAAACGCAGCGGCTGCTGCGGGCCAAGGTACTGATGCTGGAAAGAAAGCGCGTGCACGAGATTATCCAGGAGATCGGCTATTCCAGTCAAAGTAATTTCAGTAAGGCGTTTACTAAGACGTTTAAGGAAAGGCCTTCGGAGTGGAGGAAGAGCCAGTTGGCGAAGACGGCATAA
- a CDS encoding alpha-L-arabinofuranosidase C-terminal domain-containing protein produces the protein MLRIAAILLISCYTLQAQESITYVINTTTVKTAIQPSLWGIFFEDINRGADGGLNADLIKNGSFEFNTPLMGWKTTARRIPDGVAIIVNRQQENPNNPKYLQLDIPRSTDTLGLVNEGFGGMVIKKEVRYDFSLLVRQQQPGIQLRIELLNAAGKPIATARLQPATSSWQEQSVSLTPTDTARKGRLVIWFEGSGKLDLDMISCYPSDTWKGRPKGLRADMVQALADIKPGFIRFPGGCIVEGTDLNERYQWKQTIGPRVERKLIINKWNHGVAARPTPDYYQSFGLGFLEYFQLCEDIGATPMPIINCGMSCQFNTAEVVPMDQLNPYIQDALDLIEFANGNVNTPWGKKRAELGHPAPFNMKWLGVGNENWGPQYIERLQAFTKAIKQRYPDIQLITSTGYSPNPQFKYMDSVLRKLNVDIIDEHYYQTPNWFLMNAGKYDNYDRKGPKIFLGEYACHSVRIGSQDNRNTLLCALSEAAFMTGLERNADIVTMSAYAPLFAHTDAWQWTPNLIWFDNSRVLATPSYYVQQLFSRNRGTHVVPLLQEGMAVTGQDSCYASAVIDTTTKELIVKLINASGETKQRTIDLPQVKKKKLTGTLAVLKGPAPNAINTLGQPEAVTPAVTTVEIKNKGVITLTPYSVNVLRIKI, from the coding sequence ATGCTAAGAATCGCTGCCATACTATTGATAAGCTGTTACACGCTCCAAGCCCAGGAATCCATCACCTATGTCATAAACACCACCACGGTGAAAACCGCGATCCAACCCTCCCTCTGGGGCATCTTCTTTGAAGACATCAACCGCGGCGCCGATGGCGGCCTCAATGCCGACCTCATCAAGAATGGCTCCTTCGAGTTCAATACCCCCCTCATGGGATGGAAGACCACCGCCCGCCGCATCCCCGATGGTGTCGCCATCATCGTGAACCGTCAACAGGAAAATCCCAACAATCCGAAATACCTGCAGCTCGATATTCCCCGGTCCACCGATACCCTCGGCCTGGTCAATGAAGGCTTCGGCGGCATGGTCATTAAAAAGGAGGTACGGTATGATTTTTCGCTGCTAGTCCGCCAGCAACAACCCGGCATACAATTGCGCATCGAACTGCTCAATGCCGCCGGCAAACCCATCGCCACCGCCCGCCTCCAACCAGCCACCAGCTCGTGGCAGGAGCAATCCGTCAGCCTCACACCCACCGATACCGCCCGCAAAGGCCGCCTCGTCATCTGGTTCGAAGGCAGCGGCAAGCTGGACCTCGATATGATATCCTGCTATCCATCCGATACCTGGAAGGGCAGACCCAAAGGCCTCCGCGCTGACATGGTGCAGGCGCTGGCCGACATCAAACCCGGCTTCATCCGTTTTCCCGGTGGCTGCATCGTGGAAGGCACTGATCTCAACGAGCGCTACCAGTGGAAGCAGACCATCGGTCCCCGCGTAGAAAGAAAGCTCATCATCAACAAATGGAACCACGGCGTAGCCGCCCGCCCCACACCCGATTACTACCAGAGCTTTGGCCTCGGCTTCCTGGAATACTTCCAGCTCTGTGAAGACATTGGCGCTACCCCCATGCCCATCATCAACTGCGGCATGAGCTGCCAGTTCAACACCGCCGAAGTAGTGCCCATGGACCAACTCAATCCCTATATACAAGATGCGCTGGACCTTATAGAATTTGCCAATGGAAACGTAAATACTCCCTGGGGAAAGAAACGCGCCGAGCTAGGTCATCCGGCTCCTTTCAACATGAAATGGCTGGGCGTCGGCAATGAGAACTGGGGACCGCAATACATTGAACGCTTACAGGCTTTCACCAAAGCCATCAAACAACGCTACCCCGATATACAACTCATCACCAGCACCGGCTATTCACCCAACCCGCAGTTCAAATACATGGATTCGGTGCTGCGTAAGTTAAATGTGGACATCATTGATGAGCATTACTACCAAACGCCCAATTGGTTCCTGATGAATGCCGGTAAATACGATAACTACGACCGAAAAGGCCCCAAAATATTCTTAGGCGAGTATGCCTGCCACAGTGTGCGCATTGGCAGCCAGGACAACAGGAACACGCTCTTATGTGCTCTCAGTGAAGCCGCCTTCATGACCGGCCTGGAGCGCAATGCCGATATCGTGACCATGAGCGCCTATGCGCCCCTCTTTGCCCATACAGATGCCTGGCAGTGGACGCCCAACCTCATCTGGTTTGATAACAGCCGCGTCCTCGCCACGCCCAGCTATTACGTACAGCAGCTATTCAGCCGCAACCGTGGCACGCATGTAGTGCCGTTATTACAGGAAGGCATGGCAGTAACGGGACAGGACAGTTGCTATGCCTCCGCCGTCATAGACACCACCACCAAAGAATTAATTGTAAAGCTGATAAACGCTTCCGGCGAAACCAAGCAACGCACCATCGACTTACCACAGGTAAAGAAGAAAAAACTAACCGGAACGCTCGCCGTACTAAAAGGCCCTGCACCCAATGCCATCAACACCCTCGGCCAACCCGAAGCAGTAACCCCCGCCGTAACCACCGTTGAAATAAAAAACAAAGGAGTAATAACCCTGACACCCTATTCAGTAAACGTACTTCGCATAAAAATATAA